The Shewanella mangrovisoli genome has a window encoding:
- a CDS encoding helix-turn-helix domain-containing protein: MQTINSYLAATLKQLRSQKGWSLDKAALETGVSKAMIGQIERGESSPTIATLWKIASGFNTSLSTFLEPTPESQGAVFRNADALRQKPATDGMLVASLFPFEPRFGFEMFELTLLPHYERLSEPHEAGVTEHVIVLSGTMEVLVDGQWQPLQQGEAVRFAADKPHGYRNLSNQPVVFHDLIHYHRELPATE; the protein is encoded by the coding sequence ATGCAGACCATCAACAGTTATCTTGCCGCGACCCTAAAACAACTGCGCAGCCAAAAGGGTTGGAGTTTAGATAAAGCGGCACTCGAGACAGGCGTAAGTAAGGCCATGATAGGCCAGATTGAACGCGGCGAATCTAGCCCCACCATTGCTACCCTGTGGAAAATCGCCAGCGGTTTTAATACCTCACTCTCGACTTTTCTGGAGCCAACGCCCGAGAGCCAAGGCGCCGTCTTTCGTAACGCCGATGCATTACGCCAAAAGCCAGCAACCGACGGCATGTTAGTGGCGTCGCTATTTCCCTTTGAGCCACGCTTTGGTTTTGAGATGTTTGAACTCACCCTATTGCCCCACTATGAACGCCTCTCCGAGCCCCATGAGGCGGGAGTGACCGAGCATGTGATCGTGCTGAGCGGTACTATGGAAGTGTTAGTCGATGGCCAGTGGCAGCCATTACAGCAGGGTGAAGCCGTGCGCTTTGCCGCCGATAAACCCCATGGTTACCGTAACTTAAGCAACCAACCCGTAGTATTTCATGATCTAATCCACTACCACAGGGAACTGCCTGCCACCGAGTAG
- a CDS encoding benzoate/H(+) symporter BenE family transporter, which yields MWREALGLSKISAGFIAVLVGYSSSAVIILQAADAVGATSAQMSSWLWALGVGMGLTSIGLSLYYKNPVLTAWSTPGAALMVSSLAGLSIHEAVGAFLISSLLITLCGLAGWMDKLIRIMPPSVAAAMLAGILLQFGLGLFQAMQTQLSLILLMLLVFVVLKPWAPRYIMLLTLVAGIGMSYQLNLLQLDKFELQFAAPVWIAPTFSIASVVGVALPLFVVTMASQNMPGVAALHGHGYRPPISPLITVTGLMGVLFAPFGGFAFNLSAITAAICMGKEADPNPATRYWAAVWGGVFYLITGLLGATVVGLFAAFPEELVLAIAGLALLGTIGNSLTAALADNDEREVAVITFLVTASGVSILGIGSAFWGLLIGFLMHYWHKHRALTTAKQAKA from the coding sequence ATGTGGCGCGAGGCTTTAGGACTATCAAAAATATCGGCGGGCTTTATTGCCGTGCTGGTGGGCTACAGCAGTTCGGCGGTGATTATTCTGCAGGCGGCAGATGCCGTTGGCGCGACATCGGCACAGATGAGTTCATGGCTGTGGGCCTTAGGTGTTGGCATGGGACTCACCAGTATTGGCCTGTCACTCTACTATAAAAATCCGGTGCTTACGGCATGGTCGACCCCCGGAGCGGCTCTGATGGTCAGCAGCCTTGCGGGTTTGAGTATCCACGAAGCCGTTGGTGCCTTCCTGATTAGCTCTTTGTTGATCACCCTCTGCGGTTTGGCAGGCTGGATGGATAAGCTTATTCGTATCATGCCACCCTCGGTGGCGGCGGCCATGTTAGCGGGGATTTTACTGCAGTTTGGCTTAGGGTTATTTCAAGCCATGCAGACTCAGCTGAGTCTAATCCTCTTGATGTTACTAGTCTTTGTTGTGCTTAAGCCCTGGGCGCCGCGCTACATTATGTTACTCACCCTCGTTGCGGGGATAGGGATGAGTTATCAATTGAATTTATTGCAACTCGATAAGTTTGAGCTGCAATTTGCTGCCCCAGTATGGATAGCGCCTACGTTTTCTATCGCCAGCGTGGTGGGAGTGGCGCTACCCTTATTTGTGGTGACTATGGCTTCGCAGAATATGCCTGGAGTGGCCGCACTCCACGGCCATGGTTATCGCCCGCCTATCTCGCCATTAATTACCGTGACGGGTCTGATGGGCGTACTGTTTGCACCCTTTGGTGGCTTTGCCTTTAACCTATCCGCCATTACGGCGGCCATTTGCATGGGTAAAGAGGCGGACCCTAACCCCGCAACTCGTTATTGGGCGGCTGTGTGGGGCGGAGTCTTTTATTTGATAACAGGTCTACTCGGCGCAACTGTGGTGGGGCTCTTCGCCGCATTTCCGGAGGAACTGGTGCTGGCGATTGCAGGATTAGCCCTGCTTGGCACCATAGGTAACAGTCTGACCGCTGCGCTCGCGGATAACGACGAGCGAGAAGTGGCGGTGATTACGTTTCTCGTCACCGCCTCAGGCGTGAGTATATTGGGGATCGGCAGCGCCTTCTGGGGATTATTAATCGGATTTTTAATGCATTACTGGCACAAGCATCGCGCCTTGACCACAGCTAAACAGGCAAAAGCTTAG
- a CDS encoding GNAT family N-acetyltransferase: MKIILDDLKGPEIAALLTEHLEDMRATSPPESVHALDLDGLRQPNIRFWTLWDGRNLAGCGALKWLDAEHAEIKSMRTAATYKQQGIASKVLQHLINDAKAAGVQRLSLETGSMAFFLPARNLYAKFGFELCGPFADYVLDPNSLFMTKKL, encoded by the coding sequence ATGAAAATAATACTAGATGATCTAAAAGGGCCTGAAATTGCAGCACTTTTAACTGAGCACCTCGAGGATATGCGAGCAACCTCGCCGCCGGAAAGTGTGCACGCATTAGACCTTGACGGCCTGCGCCAACCCAATATTCGCTTTTGGACACTATGGGATGGCCGTAATCTGGCGGGCTGCGGTGCACTAAAATGGTTAGATGCCGAGCACGCCGAGATCAAATCGATGCGGACCGCCGCCACCTATAAACAACAGGGGATTGCTTCTAAGGTATTGCAGCATTTGATCAATGATGCCAAAGCCGCAGGTGTGCAGCGCCTCAGTTTAGAAACTGGCTCAATGGCCTTTTTCCTGCCCGCCCGTAACCTGTATGCCAAATTTGGCTTCGAGCTGTGCGGCCCCTTTGCCGATTACGTGCTCGACCCCAATAGCCTGTTTATGACCAAAAAGCTCTAG